The Fibrobacter sp. genomic interval GTTAGTTTTTGAAATCTTTGTTCATATTTATTTTTTTTTGAGCAATTTGGGAGGGTCTACAGGGTAAAATTATATTTACCGCTATAAAAACCCCTTTAAATGCTCAAAGAATAAGGGGGAACCCATGAACGAGGTTCCCCGTAAAATATTTTTTTCCGCTATTTCTTCTTGCCTTTCTTCTTGGCAGCCTTCTTCTTAGCCGGTGCGGCCGGTTCAGCTTCAGGTTCTGCAGCAGGTTCAGACATAGAAGGTTCGGCTTCCGTAGCAGCAGACATACCGGAGGCAAGCTGCTTCTGGAGGTCGGCGAGTTCAGCACGGAGCTTTTCGGCTTCAGCCTTGGCATCCTTGATGATTTCGCGGAACGTATTGATGCGTTCTTCCGGAGTCATGACTTCAGACTTCGAAATCTGTTCGATACGAGCCTTCGTCTTGAAGTAAGTCGGGTCAGAGAACAGCGTAGACGGGTCGAACTTTTCGATCTTCGTGGCGAGAGCCTCGTTGGCTTCGTCAAGAGCCTTCAGAGTTTCGAACAGTTTGGCAGTCCACTGGTTGTCGATGCCGTAGTGAGCGGAGGCCTTGATACCGGTTGCGCACTGCGGGACAGCGAGTTCCTTAGCGGCATTCGACTTGTTCTGCAGTTCTTCACGGTAGGCTTCGAGGTCTTCGTGAGCGGCTTCGATAGCGTCGGCCTTCACCATCTCTTCGTAGATGTATTCCTGGACGATAGCGGCGGAGTCGGGCAGCGGTGCATTGGCGAAAGCATCGGCCACTTCGACGAACACGGCGCAACCCTGGTAGAACATTTCGATGTAGCCTTCTTCGGCCTCGATCACGTCCTTGTTGTAGAAGCCCTGGTCGCGGGCAAGGTCGATGTTCTTCTGGAAGATCGGGCGTGCCTGTTCGTAGTAGCTCGGCAGCTGCTGCACGATGGTAATACGTTCGGCAAACTTTTCTTCTTCCTTCTTAGCATTCGTTTCCTGTTCGCGAATCTTGGCGGCCATGGTCACGAAGAGCATACCCATCTTGTTGGTAGAACGGAAGGTCCACTTTTCAGATGCGTAGGCGGCAGACTTGGAGTAGTGGCCCATAGCCTTCTGGAGGATTTCCACCAAGGTCTTAATGGTCTTGGCCTTGTCCTTTTCCTTACCCTTCAAGACAATCGGGTCCATCTTGTGGAATTCGTGTTCACCCATGTAGAATGCGGCTTCGGCCGGGATGCCCGGGTCGGCGTTCTTGATCTGAAGACCGAACTTGTCGTAGTTCTTGAGGGTGGCTTCGTAGTCGGCGATAGCCTTGTCTTCTTCCTTGAGTTCCATGTAGGCACGGGCTGCACCGATGTAGGCGGCAATCAGCTTTTCCTTGTCTTCCTGGTACATCTTGAGGAAGGTGTGGTATTCCTGAGCGGCGAGGTCCCACTTCTTGGCGTTAGCATAGGCCATCGGGATGGAGAATGCAGCGTCGAGAGCGTAGGTGCTCTTCGGGTAGTCACGGACGAGGTCCTTGGAGCAGCGGATGGCTTCGTCGGTCATCTTGGCTTCGTCGTAGCTCAAGCAGGCGCTGTACAGGAAGCTCGGGGTCTTCTCGTTCTTCGGGTAGCGCTTGTAGGCGAGTTCGTAAGTAACAGCGGCGTTCTTCTTATCCGGGATGGAGTCGTAGACCGCGGCAGCGAAGCCGATAGCCTGGAAGGCCATGGAATCCTGCGGGAAGTTGTTCGTAATGAAGAGGAACGTGGTCGCAGCCATCTGCGGCTTGTTGTCCTTCTTGTAAGCAGAAGCTGCACGGAGCACACCCTTGATGGTGAGCGGAGAGCTAGAGTACTGCTTCGGGAGAATCATGAAGGTTTCAGCAGCCTTGTTGTACTGGTTCGCATTTTCAAACGCGGCAGCGGCTTCGAAGATGGCCTTGTCAGCAATCTCGACCTTCGGGTAACGCTTCACGAGAGCGAGGTAGGCGTTGGCGCCCTTCTCGTACTGGCCATCCTTAACGGACTTTTCAGCCATCTGGTAAAGCACGAAGGCGATAGCCTTTTCGGTTTCCTTGGCCATGGAGTCGTTCTTGGTGGCCTTCACCTGCGTGTACTGCTTCAACAGCCATTCGAATTCGCCGAGAGCTTCATCGAGCTGGTTGGATTCGAGGAGAGACTTAGCAAGCATCTGGCTGATGAGCAAGATGTACTGGTGGTTCGGATACTTCTTGCGGAGTTCACGCAACACGGTAACCGCGGTGGAGAACTGCTTGGCATTGTAATGAACGAGGGCAGCGTTGTAAGAGAGTTCCGCGGCTTCCTTGTTCTGACCGAACTTCTGCATGTACTTGTCCACCTGAGCGAAGTAGGCCTTCGTTTCGGGGAGGCTGTAAGCCTTGATAGTATCGCCGTTAGCCTTGGTCTTCAAAGCAGTTTCGCGGGCCTGGTCCATCATGAGCACGGCGTTGTAGGCAGCTTCTTCCTTCTTCAGGAGGGCAGCGGAGCCGAGGGCGCGGCGGCCATAACGGG includes:
- a CDS encoding tetratricopeptide repeat protein — translated: MKNFWLIGAVVCSLVGASFAASDPCKDKTAEVKKLAAKCKAMPKDSEQRKQCMGQAKVLKNQAEQACRSGGLNEDGMVKAIEQWEKLAKGETCKGKKSDRCAGALQQLGHYQFMLEEKRFLDIQGQYEEDVAWCADRDNKPAKCANIGQYPKADHQKSLGYFLEYIDKYPKAPKIPAVLYQAAAVQEASGEDEKAFKLRDRLVKNFPNDGLVPKAWLRIAEYHFMNRKFRDAIGAYKKVTGFENLTGKEAALAMYHLAESYYNIAEYETAAYKYYEYIIGADKGKYPNDLRAEAMDFMAASFSDLEGGGVAEAEAFLKDKKVPFKDSVYYRIGMKNKDHDRNEEAVQSFKRLMQINPDYIDAPLADIAMIEILLVQQKFDEAQQYRYVVVKRYDKNSSWRKKNTKYKESVANADKAIRGAMLEIPHYHHQQAAKITKEGDIEGGKKRYAEAIKAYEAFLTRYKNEPTWDEYTVHIDLAAAYQEMGQHANAAKMFNWIVDTDTTRYGRRALGSAALLKKEEAAYNAVLMMDQARETALKTKANGDTIKAYSLPETKAYFAQVDKYMQKFGQNKEAAELSYNAALVHYNAKQFSTAVTVLRELRKKYPNHQYILLISQMLAKSLLESNQLDEALGEFEWLLKQYTQVKATKNDSMAKETEKAIAFVLYQMAEKSVKDGQYEKGANAYLALVKRYPKVEIADKAIFEAAAAFENANQYNKAAETFMILPKQYSSSPLTIKGVLRAASAYKKDNKPQMAATTFLFITNNFPQDSMAFQAIGFAAAVYDSIPDKKNAAVTYELAYKRYPKNEKTPSFLYSACLSYDEAKMTDEAIRCSKDLVRDYPKSTYALDAAFSIPMAYANAKKWDLAAQEYHTFLKMYQEDKEKLIAAYIGAARAYMELKEEDKAIADYEATLKNYDKFGLQIKNADPGIPAEAAFYMGEHEFHKMDPIVLKGKEKDKAKTIKTLVEILQKAMGHYSKSAAYASEKWTFRSTNKMGMLFVTMAAKIREQETNAKKEEEKFAERITIVQQLPSYYEQARPIFQKNIDLARDQGFYNKDVIEAEEGYIEMFYQGCAVFVEVADAFANAPLPDSAAIVQEYIYEEMVKADAIEAAHEDLEAYREELQNKSNAAKELAVPQCATGIKASAHYGIDNQWTAKLFETLKALDEANEALATKIEKFDPSTLFSDPTYFKTKARIEQISKSEVMTPEERINTFREIIKDAKAEAEKLRAELADLQKQLASGMSAATEAEPSMSEPAAEPEAEPAAPAKKKAAKKKGKKK